The Mauremys reevesii isolate NIE-2019 linkage group 1, ASM1616193v1, whole genome shotgun sequence genome segment TGAGGCTGATGTCGGCGCAGGCTAGCTTCACCACAGCTATGTGCTCACAGTACGTGTGGGaaatgatgttggttctgcaatatggcaaCCTCCTCGCTAGCAAGGGAATGGGCAGTACGAGCATGGCACCACGTAGCACCATGGCCAGGCCAATTTTAGCCACCAtggggtttgtcaggatggtggaatgtctcaggggatcgcagatggccacgtagcgatctaaagccatggccacgaggacCCCAGACTGTATTGCAGTGAAGCtgagaatgaagtacatctgggtgaggcaggcactgaaattgatctccctggaattgaaccagaagatgctcagcattttgggtaggATGGACGTAGACAGGACCAGGTCAGTGagagccagcatgcagaggaaatagtacatgggcccatggaggctcagctctgtctttacgatgaacaggatggtgaagttccccaaggtGGCTATGGCATAAATCacgcagaaggggatggagatccagacatgggctgcctccaggccaggaatgcccagcaggatgaaggtgggggtgttggtgaagtcggttgagttggaatctgacatggagtaggagAGAAAGTGTCCAACGCTGAGGGACAACGGTGTCTCCTGCATATACCGTACgttcccctgacttcctgtatgtgtcCAGGGTCTAGGGTGATGGTCACAGGACAAACACCTGTATGGAGACacaatgttaatatgagacactacatgcacAACCGGAGGCTGTTCTCTTGGATGAAACAGATTGGTCACTCTTCatacactgaaaaatgacattttcattattcagatgaATGAATTAAGAACACCTGACCCTACAAATGCCAATTCCATATTTGATGGTGTTCCCTGCATCAAGAATTCCTATGCATCATGGGGTGGGAAACCTTAAcaggcaccagcaggaaacacGAATGGATATTGGTTATCCCTTATTGTtccctaggccttgtctacactgccacattTTTTCACCAAAGGGCAGCATTTGGTGAAGAAATAATGGAGGTGTAAACACTACAAAGCGACTTTCGAATATGTAACTGCTCAGTTTCAGTGATGTAATTAAGGTAACTTAATGAGACTTGTAAGGCTTTTTACGCAAAATTTTTGTTgctgaagtgccagtgtagacaccgtgcTTGATTTTATCACTGTAATTGGCCCATTGCTTTTCTCCCACACTCAACTTCCCAAGCCCCTGGCAACACTCACCATGCTTGTAGTGTTCGCCGGCATGTGTGCTTGTCATGGGTCAGCGGGAAAGTGACTGGTGTGTTACCAGCAGTGTATTTTAATGTAGTGTTTCAATGCTGCCCGTGTACTTAACAATAATCCTTCTGTTTATTGTTACTTGTGCTTCACCAGATATGTGCTTGAAAGGAGGCACCCCCTCCTCTCCAGCCAAGTGTGTCCACCGGATAAGAAAGCGCCCGAGATAGAGCAAGGAAGATATATTCTGGGAGGTGCTGCAGTACTCTGATGCAGACAAGACAGAATGCAGGCAGTGGAGGGAAAGCaacaagcaggaaagaaaagaaaatgaagcaTAGACTAGGGATGCAATGGAGAGGCTGATAAAAGTTTTGGAGCACCAAAAACAAATGCTGCATTCCCTCCTGATGCTCCAATCTGAGCAGATGGGTGCCTGCCCTCCCTTTCAGCACATTCACAACTCTTTCCCATTTCCTTCCCAAACTCCACCCGCACATTGCTTTCTGATTTCTGGGAAGTCTCACTTTACTGTTCACTCCACTTCCACAGACACCTTTTGAAATGAAAACTGGATTTATGGTCagctgtgtatgtgtgcatgGTGTTGTAGGTTTTTTGgcaataaaagcaaagttatTTGACTATTAATCAGTCTTTATTTGTTTCCGTTGAAGTTATGATAGTAGATGGCAGCAGCAAACAAGCAGGCAGTTTTATCATTTCCTTACATTGAACCCTGGGCCT includes the following:
- the LOC120395552 gene encoding olfactory receptor 52R1-like, producing the protein MSDSNSTDFTNTPTFILLGIPGLEAAHVWISIPFCVIYAIATLGNFTILFIVKTELSLHGPMYYFLCMLALTDLVLSTSILPKMLSIFWFNSREINFSACLTQMYFILSFTAIQSGVLVAMALDRYVAICDPLRHSTILTNPMVAKIGLAMVLRGAMLVLPIPLLARRLPYCRTNIISHTYCEHIAVVKLACADISLSSYYSLSVAFFVIGQDVFFIVMSYTQILRAIFSLPTKDARLKTFGTCGSHLCVILSSYIPALFSFLTHRFGHNVPQHLHILMANMYLLVPPMLNPIIYGVRTQQIRDRLLQPFTHKGT